The Acanthopagrus latus isolate v.2019 chromosome 13, fAcaLat1.1, whole genome shotgun sequence genome contains a region encoding:
- the taf9 gene encoding transcription initiation factor TFIID subunit 9 — protein MSAPKTIPKDAQVMIQILKDMGITEYEPRVINQMLEFTYRYVTTIIEDAKIYATHAKKSNVDADDIKLAIQCRMDQSFTSPPPRDFLLEVARQKNQTPLPLIKPYTGPRLPPDRYCLTAPNYRLKSVQKKVSSSAGRISVPRLSVGAVSSRPSTPTIGTPSVQSVTTKVGTPVSLTGQRFTVQIPPPSQTASTKTTTPSTPAVSNVLINPSLIGSKNILITTNMVSQNSGAETLKRKHEDDDDYDAL, from the exons atgtctgctccGAAAACCATCCCTAAAGACGCTCAG gtgatgATCCAGATCCTGAAGGACATGGGGATCACCGAGTACGAGCCCCGAGTCATCAACCAGATGTTGGAGTTCACCTACA GATATGTGACGACCATCATAGAAGACGCCAAAATCTACGCCACACATGCCAAGAAGTCCAACGTGGACGCTGACGACATCAAACTGGCCATCCAGTGCCGCATGGACCAGTCGTTCACCTCGCCACCGCCACGAGAC TTCCTGTTGGAGGTGGCGAGGCAGAAGAATCAGACTCCTCTCCCGCTCATCAAACCTTACACTGGACCTCGACTTCCTCCAGACCGCTACTGTCTGACGGCGCCCAACTACAGACTCAAGTCCGTtcagaaaaag GTATCGTCGTCTGCAGGCAGGATATCAGTACCTCGCCTCAGTGTTGGCGCCGTCTCCAGCAGACCGAGCACACCGACAATCG GAACTCCGTCTGTCCAGTCTGTCACCACTAAAGTCGGAACTCCAGTGTCTCTGACGGGCCAGAGGTTCACCGTACAGATCCCACCGCCCTCTCAGACGGCCTCCACCAAAACCA CCACGCCGTCCACGCCTGCCGTCTCCAACGTCCTCATCAACCCGTCTCTGATCGGCTCCAAGAACATCCTCATCACCACCAACATGGTGTCGCAGAACTCCGGCGCCGAGACGCTGAAGAGGAAGCACGAAGACGACGACGACTACGACGCTTTATGA